In the genome of Phacochoerus africanus isolate WHEZ1 chromosome 5, ROS_Pafr_v1, whole genome shotgun sequence, the window tcattcatttaaaaaaaaaagagagcgagagagagaggagttcctgtcacggcacatcggaaacgaatccaactaggaactgggaggttgtgggttcgatccctggcctcgctcagtagcttaaggatccggtgttgccatgagctgtggtgtaggttgcagacgcggctcggatcccgggttgctgtggctctggcgtaggccggcggctacggctccgattcgacccctagcctgggaacctccctgtgggtgcggccctaaaaaacaaaaacaaaaaattaaaaaaaacaaaagaaaatattattaagacTGACTCTGGGAAGCTTAAGGTCACCTCTTTCCCCTGGCTTTGCTGGAACCAGGAGGTGAGAGCTAGCAGTATTTTTATGTCAGCCTTTACCTAAAAATAGTTCGAGACGTCAAGAAAAAGGTGCATTTCCGGGAGGAGCAAACGTCTTCTGTCCTTAGCCCTGCCCGAATCTCGGTGTCTTGACTGGTAAACTGATCTGGCACATATTCTGTTAACGTCTTCAATTGATTGAAGGGAAAGAAGGCGCTTGAATATTTTGAGAACCAGCTGACATGCGTCTGTTATTCTGAGCAGCGCTTTTCGCTTCTCTAGATTTGCCAAGaagattccttcctttcttggttCATTGGGTTGGAGTTTTGTGATTCAACAAGACAGTAAGAATGAAAAAGGATAGTAAGCAGATTTTGTGGTCAGTGGAAAATGCTTGTTTTCAGTAGAAGCAGAAGAGTGTGGACTGGAAGGGATCCCcgatttttatttggttttgttccCGTTACACGCGAAGTGATTTAAGCTGCTTTTCGTGATATGCTAACGGGTGTTTGTTCTTACAGGGGAGCGCCTCCGGGTCAAGCTATGGTGGAAGATGTTTCGGAAAGGCAAAAAGCGCCACAGTAGCAGCAGTTCCCAGAGCAGTGAAATCAGTACCAAGAGCAAGGTCAGGGGAGTGGGACTGGGGCCAGAGGCAGAAGCTGGGAGAATGTCGTTTCCCAACAAAGTTCCTAACCGTGGCAGACCTGCTGAGAGTCTTCAAACGAGATGTTTttaacatccattttttttttttgccctggagACACATTCTgtgcttgatttaaaaaaaattttttttcagccctgcctgtggcatgcacaagttcccgggccagggatcgaaccctccccactgcagggaccccagccacagcaggaacagtgccagatccttaacctgctaagccactgcGGAACTCcttggtttaattttattttgttgtgatagattttcttttcttccttttttctttttttggggctgcactcagggcacatggaagtttctggaccaggggttgaacctgtgccacagcagagacccgagccactgcagtgacaatgccaggtccttaacccactacaccacaaggaaactccttgtTTTGGTAGATTTTCTGAAGTTCTTCAACCTCTCTTAACCTGGATGGGACAGGACCTATGAATCCTATGAATGGTCTTCTGGAAacactgttgttgttttttatttttttttcttttcagggccgcacccatggcatatggaggctctcaggctggggtcgaaacagagctgtagcggccagcctacaccacagccacgcaacgccggatccttaacccactgagcaaggccagggatcaaacctgcgccctcatggatgccatcaagactcgtttctgctgagccacggctgGAACTCCGAGACCCCGGTTCTCAGTTGTCCACGTGATGGACATTGCAGCCGGTCCCGGAGCTGGGTCCAGATCTAGGCTctgtggggtgtgggggtggctCTACCTCTGTTTCCGTCACAGCAAGTCACTTGGCCGGTGAGCCGGATGCCCCGACGAGAAGCCCCTTGAGGCAGAGCGTCGGGTGCCCTGGGAGCCCTGGGCACCCACGTGTTGACTACTCCAGAGCCTTTTCACCCTCCCCCGGGTGAGCGCTCGGTCTCCAAAGATGTGGGTGCCCAGGGCTGGGTCTGggtgaggcaggagaggaggccaCCTCCAGGGCACCCGGGCACAGCACCCGGGGTGACAGCGGCCACCCTCAGGGAAGGCCACGCACACGACTGCCCCACAGGGGTCCCCGTTGGGCAAGAGCAGCTGCGCTGCGTTGGGCCATTGGCCCAGACCCGGGAGCTTTAGGAGCCCGCGCAGCCCGGGATGGCAGATGACAGCGTCCCCTAAGGTCCCCAACTCGTGCAGTTGGCAGAGACGCGCCCGCTCTTCCCTGACTTCGGCGGGAGCCCCCCTCAGCCTGGAGCCAGCGGCCGGGCCCAGTGCCGTTTGCCAGATCTGAACCCGGATAAAGGGAGACTAGCGACTTGCCGCTCTCAGCCTGGGCCCAGAGCCCCACCTCTGATTCTGGGGGATCCTCTGCCTTGGCGGGGGTCAGGGGGGGTGCATAGGAGGGGCCACGCGCCCGGAGCGAGGCTCTTGCCGCCAAGGCCATCGTCAACCTCCCCTGGTTGCTGAGCAGAACTGTGCCTGTTCGGTGCGTGTTGCAGGATGGTGTCCGCTTCTGCGGTTGTAATTCTGAACGTGGGAAAACGGGCCACTTTCTCCCTGTTCCTGTTCAGAGGGTCACTAGGTTCTGGTGTTTTCTCTGCCGAAGGGCAGCTTGAAGCACAAAGGCTCCCTCTGTTACCCGCTTCCCAGAAGCCAGCCTGACTTCGTGGCAGCATCTTCACAGCAGCTCACCCGTCGAGTATTTAGGTTTTCCCAGCTCTTCAGTGCCACGTGCACGAGGGCCGTCTCTGCGTacagctctgctctctgctctcatTTTAAACCAGATTCCAAGTACAATTATTAACAAGAGAAGAGATATATTTAAGATGATTAATTTTTATATCCATCTTGATTCACTTCTAAAACATCTAAAGATGGGAgtgtacttctttttctttttgctttttagggccgtacacgtggcgcatggaagttctcgggctaggggtcgaatcagagctgcagctgccagcctacaccacagccacaccagatccaagccacttctgtgacctacaccacagctggtggcaatgcgggatccttaacccactgagcgaggccagggatcgaacgtgcatcctcatggatactagtcaggttcttaacctgctcagccacaacgggaactccgggagtgtacttttaaaatttaattttgatttgaagTGTAAAAAAgtgactaattttttttcatcaaaagttttcattttttttttctaaaaaattataagCACAGTgatgagttccctgatggctccgcaggttaaggatccagcgttgttactgttgtggcctgggtttgatccctggcctggacgTTTCCACGTGCTGTGGCCACagcctgttgttttttttttttaaaggaaaagcacACCGAGCGTATAATGCTGTTGAAGAGCAAACTACGCTGACATGTATGATTCTTTCAATGTCGTTGAAGAGTTTTGTTGGCTTTTCTCTGTAATTCACATCGGCAGGTGTGCCGTGGTCTGCGGGTCGTCTGGGTATAACTGCTGTGGCCCAGCTCACAGTTGGAGTCATTGCAGGAGCGCGGGGTGGGCATCAGATCTAGATTAGAGGTCGGGCGTGTGTGCCAGCTGTGACCTGGGGCCGATCCCTTCACCGCCCGAGGCTCGTTGTCACTTACTGAACACGCTCCCGCTCCGTGGCGCGTTCTGTACAGGGTTCTCTTGGGTTCTGTGCAAATAATGTGAACGCACGGTGTGGATTTTTCACCTCCTGTGTAAGTTCAGGTATCTCAGAAGGAGATGGAGGTCGGGGTTTCGGGAGCGCTGACCCCACGTGTATTTATCCAATGTTGTTATGGGAAGAACCGTtggggttattatttttttttttaagttcgctatggaatttgtctttagaaaaaaatctgtcacAGATGATCTGCCTAAAGAACcaacctgattttatttttaaatttattttattttgctttttagggccgcacctgtggcatatggaagttctcaagcgaggggacaaatcagagctgcagctgccagcctacaccacagccagagccactcgggatccgagccgtgtctgcaacctggaccacagcttgcggcagcgccggatccttaacctactgagcaaggctagggatccaactgcaccctcgtggatcctagtctggCTCATCACCgccgagccaccacgggaacttctcCAACCTGATTTTATATGTGTCGATTCAACTATAGTCAGTAAATCATTTGAGTGTTTTGGTGGAGAACTTTGAGAGAAGATAGTgcttctaattccttttttttttaagtaagagatCCGCTCTGTCAaatactgtttttccattttcatctctTGGAAAAAGTACCTCCCCTGGCTGGCATAGAAGCAACTATctgatttgatttatttattatatggGAATATAGGTGATTTCCAAAGGTTTGTTAAGGTCAGGTGCacagtgaaataaatcagttGTACATGTACGTGTGTCCatcccttttcagattctcttcccatatgggttatgacacagtactgagtaaatttcctcGTGCTGTTTGGTAGGTCCTTGTACCCCTCTTCGAATTACCCGTAACGTTTTGTGTTTGTTCCTTCTCAGTCGGTGGACTCCAGCCTTGGGGGGCTCTCCCGGTCCAGCACTGTGGCAAGCCTCGATACAGATTCTACCAAGAGCTCAGGTATGGACACGGGTTGGATCAGGATCTTGATCCTCTAAGGCTTTCAACAGGTGTTCACAGTTCTAGCGGCACAAGGAGTTCTTCCTACCCGGGACTTTGTTTCTCTGCTCTGCCGTCTTTGTCAAGAGTTTAGAGCTGGCCCCAAGAGCTGGGGGAACGTGGGTGGTGAAAGCTGAAGCCTTGGAGCCAACTGCTTTTAGCAGTCATAGAGCAGAAAACGTGTGGGGAAGGCCGTGGAGACCCTCAAGAAGGGTCGGCGTGGCTTTGTGGGAAAAGCGCCAGGCAGGTGTGGCCGTGTTGGAATCCCCGTGTTCGTGGGGGCGGGACAGCGTCCTGTGATTCCTGACAAAGGTCAAGGCGCGGGCACCCGGAGAGGCCAGCTCATTAACACCCCCCTCACATGGTCGTGGCAGGAGCATCTGTCACAGACCCCTGAACACGTTCACGCAGCCTCCTGCAAAAACCCCAGAGTGGCTCCGAACGCACCTGTCAGCTGGTGTCTCATCGAAAACCTACACCTTCCTTTTCTTGTGTAAAACTTGCCCATTTTTCCTCTGGggtcccgggccactcggtccCTAAGAGGCGGCGGACGCGGGAGGGAAGGTGTAAAGGAGAATATAGTGGCGTCTGTACTTCAGATGCTTCAGAACGTAAACATGGGGGCATCTTTTTATTGCACAAACATAAGCGAGAAGCAGGCACACAGGAGTCCCTCACGCCGGCAGACACCGTAGCTCCTTCGTGGTGGTTTTGTACCGGCGGGACTGACACCGCTTCACCTGTTACCACCTGCTACGTACCCTCTCTGGTCTGATCCCACCTACGCTGGAAAAGAGTCTGGTCTTTTCTGACTGAATGGTAGGGGTCAGTCAGGTTTCCTGAACTTggaaagaaagttaaaaagtTCACATGGtaaagagggagaagaggagttcccgtcgtggcgcagtggttaacaaatctgactgggaaccttggggctgcgggttcggtccctggccttgctcagtgggttgaggatccggtattgccgtgagctgtggtgtaggtcgcagacatggctcagatcctaaccctacagctccgattcgacctctagcctgggaacctccgtatgctgagggagcagccctagaaaaagcagaaagacaaaaaaaaaaaaaaaaagggagaagaaaccaaaaaataattaaatgtcatACATGCCTCatacaggaactccatcattgtctagctgacattttcttttttgtttggaaGTGAAGGATATTAATACTTAAGTTATTcctattgatatatttatttatttatggatttattttttgtctttctttttagggccgcgcccgtggcacatggaggttcccaggccaggggtccaatcggagctgtagccgccagcctacgccacagccacagcaacgcgggatccgagccatgtctgtgacctacactgcagctcacagcaacaccagacccttgagccactgagcgaggccagggatcgaacctacgtcctcatggattgccagtcaggtttgttaactgctgagccatgacgggaactccttttgagaTTTTTATACATATAGTATGTTGTGAGTCACTGAGGAAAAATTTGGTGAAATTTTTAAGTTCTTTCCCATTACATAAAGTttccatttaaaaactttatttttattaaaggctAAGTTCGATGACACCGTCTGTTTCCATTTCGGGAAGGGGTTGAGGCTACCCTTTGAGCAGCTATTTCTTCTGAAGTCTTACAGATTTTCTTTCACCTGTAGGACAAAGCAACAATAATTCAGATACCTGTGCAGAATTTCGAATAAAATATGTTGGTGCCATCGAGAAGCTGAAACTCTCGGAGGGAAAAAGTCTCGAAGGGCCACTCGACCTGATAAATTACATAGATGTTGcccaggtaaaaaaaaaagtttagttttctaaggttttGGAAAAGACTCTGGCTTTGGAGAAAGACAGCGCTTTTCCTCGCTGCTTCTCCTGAGGCCGTGCTTCGAGCACTGCTAAACTGTCAcggtggggagttcccgctgtggctcagcagtaatgaacccgacccgTATctatgagggtgcgggtttgatccctggcttcgctaagtgagttaagatctggtgttgccacagccgtggtgcaggtcacaactgcggcagcatgggttccatccgtggcctgggaacttccacatgccatgggtgcagccaaaaaaaaaaagaaagaaaaaggtgagaGAGTATTTCCTCTGCCTGTTTGGAGAGAAACTCCTGCTGGGCTGCCGTATGCTCCACATTCTTTAAGAAGGGTTTGGGTCTGTGATGGCCAAATGCTAAATTTGAGGCATCAGAATTAAgaatgaaacaattttaaaaagtgtatatacattgttatttatttttactttaaagcaAGATGGAAAGTTGCCTTTCGTTCCTCTGGAGGAAGAATTTATCATGGGAGTTTCCAAGTATGGGATAAAAGTATCCACGTCGGATCAGTATGTAAGTAATTTAATGACGCGGAAAAAGGGGTTTTAGGTACTGGGGAGTTCGGGCCAGGAAGGGCCCTCTTCTAGTTAGGTCTGATCCTGTTTGCAGGGTGGTTTGGAAACATTCCTGGCAGCTAGTCTTAAAAAAGTGACCCTTTTGCTAGGGTAAGTGAATAGGGCTTTTGCTTCTGGGTATAG includes:
- the ITGB1BP1 gene encoding integrin beta-1-binding protein 1 — its product is MFRKGKKRHSSSSSQSSEISTKSKSVDSSLGGLSRSSTVASLDTDSTKSSGQSNNNSDTCAEFRIKYVGAIEKLKLSEGKSLEGPLDLINYIDVAQQDGKLPFVPLEEEFIMGVSKYGIKVSTSDQYDVLHRHALYLIIRMVCYDDGLGAGKSLLALKTTDASNEEYSLWVYQCSSLEQAQAICKVLATAFDSVLTSEKP